AAGCCCTACGTTGGTCTAAAATGCAAGCGATCGCTAAAGTTTTGGCAATTCTTTTAATTTCCTGCTCCTCCCGTTCATTCCATTGCCTATCATCTCTAGCCGTCACCAATAACCCCACCATTACACCCTCATACATCAGGGGTAAAACAATTTGGTTATGACTAAGTAAATATTCATCTTGTCCATTATGTAAATTTTGTTTTCCTGTTGCTGCCGATTCCGCGGATGGATGAGAAGATACTGAAGTCGGTTTTAACAATCTCGTTTGCTGATTTGGTAATGCTAAAACATTAGCAAGCCTTACAGAATAACTATCCTGAGTTTCACCATATTCATCACTCGGATTTAATGCTATAGTTTCTGGATACACTATTACCGGAATTAGTCGCGCCTCACCTGTAGGCTTTTCTACCAGTTCCTGTGTTAAATAAACTACAGTAAAAGAAGCTCCCATCCCTTGGGTTAGCAGAGCCATTTGCTCTCGACATAGAGCAAGGAAATCAGAACTGGCAGACATTAGCATGAGTTCAGGAATCTAGGAGGTCAATAGCAGGAGTCACCGAGTCAGGAATTAGGAGTCAGGAATTAGGAGTCAGGAATTAGGAGTCAAAAAGTAGAAAGAAGAAGTTTAGCTTTTGCTTTACCCGTATAGCTATAAACGCTTCTAACTATCTAGTTTAGTCTGGTAATGGTTGATTGGTAACAAGTAATGGCTGAAAAGGCAGCAGTTTTTTTAATTTTTAATTCTTAATTTTTAATTGTTTTCCTAAAGTTGTATCAAAACATTAAAAACCATTGATTTTTTGAGATAGAACCTATATAATGACGACGGATTTTGTAGTTATAACTACAATCTATAGCTTGAAACAGGAGGACAATAGGTTGGCAAGGAGACGCAAGCGGAAGAGTCGTCGTCGGCAGGAAGGACGGCGTATACTTGAACATATTCCTCAGTACAGCATCGAAAGTGGCGAAGATAAACCTGTGACAGCAGCAAGAAAGTTTATTCAAGCTGAAGGTATTTTACCACCCGCGCTGCTACTCGTAAAACGTAATGAACATACAACAGACCGTTATTTCTGGGCGGAAAAAGGTCTGTTTGGCGCTCAATACGTAGAAGAAAATCATTTTTTGTTCCCTAGTCTTAGGATTCTAGAATCACCAACAGCACAAGAACCTGTTGCTGTGGCTAGTAACTAAACAACAAATGACTATCATATCTTGCAAGTGTGACTTCTGACTCTGTGAATAATTAATTGGTAATTTTAACCAGATTATTCAAAAATTCCTTTTTTAAATTTTTTAGTTGAATTTGCCAGTAGGGTTTAAACGAATTCTCTCAAGTCATAGCATAATTAATTTCTCATCAATCTGCTTTGGTTAGATGAATCAGTTTTTTATCAGCTTATACAAAAGAGGATAGCGACAGAGCTAATTTCATCCAAAAAATGAGACATGAATTTATGCTCTCATTAATTTGGACTACTATCAAGCTCTGTCCATCAATTTAGATTTTTCCTCATGACATCCCAGGCATCAGGAAGATTAACAGCACCAGCAAAATTTCCCTTCCTCCCTACTGCCGATTTACTCAAAAGTTTAGTCAGAAGCCTACATAAATGTAGATAATGCTGGTTTTCATTCCCAACAATCAATCAAGTGTCAAGTGTCTTTAGCTGTAGTGCCCTTTGTAACTCAGCAAGTTCATCTCTATGGGCAGTCACAGTAATTGTACTTGAGAAGTTTTGTCCACTTGGGATATTTTCCATCTTGAGTGACACCTTCTCAAGTCTCCCAGATTTTTTCCAGTAGAGAAAACCGCTTAAAGGCGAAAACAGGATTAGTAATGGGGAAAATTGCCCCAAATCGGGGAAAAGCATCGCTAATACCAATCCTAGACAACCAAAGCCCACAGCAGCTAATCCAGTCAAAAATACAGCTAAAAACCAGCTAGGACTAACAAACCCTTCAAAGGTGACTTGATTTTTGGCAGCATCTACCGCTAATACTTGATAAGCACGAGAGCGAAAATACTCTTTTAATGAAGTCATTAATGTATTTTCGTCCTGTTCTGAAGTCAAACGCATCATTTCTGTGCGGTCTTTAGTTGAAGCGCGGATAAAGAAAAATAAACCAACTGATAACAGAAAAGTTAACAGAAAAGTAGATTGGGAGACAGTAGAATCCATAATTAATTTTTAAGTCTGAAATTTTCACTCTTACTTAAACCATTATCAATTATTCTGGAAACAGGCAACAGACAACAGACAACAGACGGAAGTTGTTTTTAATTTTTAAGTTTTAATTTTTATATGTCGCAAAACTCCGAAACACCATCATCTAACATTCGGGCTATAGCCCAACAATTTCGCCTAGCAGGTTGGATTAGTTTATGGATTCAGTTAGTATTAGGTGTCATATCTGGGATAATTGTTTTATTATTTGGTATTTTTAGTCAAAAAGCCAACAGCCCCAACAATAATCCAGGAACAGGCTTTGGTGTATTTTTAGCAATTTGTGGCATCTTGCTTTTGGGTGGTGGTATTTATTTAGCTTATCGTTACACCAGAATTGGTAAGCAACTTGCATCCCCTAATGCTAGTAACCGTCCCCGGAAGACGGAAACCGCGCAAGTATTACGTTTAGGACTATGGGTGAATTTAGCAGGCATATTAGTCACTTTGCTAGGAGCGCAAGCGATTGTCGGTAC
The window above is part of the Dolichospermum sp. DET69 genome. Proteins encoded here:
- a CDS encoding DUF3155 domain-containing protein — encoded protein: MARRRKRKSRRRQEGRRILEHIPQYSIESGEDKPVTAARKFIQAEGILPPALLLVKRNEHTTDRYFWAEKGLFGAQYVEENHFLFPSLRILESPTAQEPVAVASN
- a CDS encoding DUF3611 family protein, with the protein product MSQNSETPSSNIRAIAQQFRLAGWISLWIQLVLGVISGIIVLLFGIFSQKANSPNNNPGTGFGVFLAICGILLLGGGIYLAYRYTRIGKQLASPNASNRPRKTETAQVLRLGLWVNLAGILVTLLGAQAIVGTLVARSISPQAATTQLFDPTRIISGLDMLIVQANTNTVSAHFAGLLASLWLMNRISKGNRE
- a CDS encoding cofactor assembly of complex C subunit B — protein: MDSTVSQSTFLLTFLLSVGLFFFIRASTKDRTEMMRLTSEQDENTLMTSLKEYFRSRAYQVLAVDAAKNQVTFEGFVSPSWFLAVFLTGLAAVGFGCLGLVLAMLFPDLGQFSPLLILFSPLSGFLYWKKSGRLEKVSLKMENIPSGQNFSSTITVTAHRDELAELQRALQLKTLDT